The following proteins are encoded in a genomic region of Gossypium hirsutum isolate 1008001.06 chromosome D05, Gossypium_hirsutum_v2.1, whole genome shotgun sequence:
- the LOC107904859 gene encoding 60S ribosomal protein L10, producing the protein MGRRPARCYRQIKNKPYPKSRYCRGVPDPKIRIYDVGMKKKGVDEFPFCVHLVSWEKENVSSEALEAARIACNKYMAKFAGKDAFHLRVRVHPFHVLRINKMLSCAGADRLQTGMRGAFGKPQGTCARVDIGQVLLSVRCKDSNSHHAQEALRRAKFKFPGRQKIIVSRKWGFTKYNRADYLKWKSENRIMPDGVNAKLLGCHGPLTNRQPGRAFLSGST; encoded by the exons ATGGGGAGGA GACCTGCAAGGTGTTATCGCCAAATCAAGAATAAGCCATACCCCAAATCTCGATACTGCCGTGGTGTCCCAGATCCTAAGATCAGAATTTATGATGTTGGGATGAAGAAAAAAGGTGTTGATGAGTTTCCTTTCTGTGTCCATCTTGTGAGTTGGGAGAAGGAGAACGTCTCAAGTGAGGCATTGGAAGCTGCCCGTATTGCCTGCAACAAGTACATGGCCAAGTTTGCAGGGAAGGATGCTTTCCATTTGAGAGTGCGGGTTCATCCCTTCCATGTTCTGCGTATCAACAAGATGCTTTCATGTGCCGGTGCTGATAGGCTTCAGACCGGAATGAGGGGTGCTTTTGGGAAACCTCAAGGAACATGTGCCAGAGTTGACATTGGTCAGGTTCTGCTCTCTGTTCGTTGCAAGGACAGCAACAGCCATCATGCACAGGAGGCCCTCCGTCGTGCAAAGTTCAAGTTTCCTGGTCGTCAAAAGATTATTGTTAGCAGGAAGTG GGGATTTACCAAGTACAACCGTGCTGATTATCTGAAGTGGAAGTCTGAGAACAGGATCATGCCAGACGGTGTCAATGCAAAG CTTCTTGGATGTCATGGTCCTTTGACTAATCGTCAACCTGGAAGAGCTTTCCTCTCTGGATCAACCTAG
- the LOC107904857 gene encoding serine/threonine-protein kinase AtPK2/AtPK19: MVSSQLSSLNESRINKAFQYQLLVPVGQPDSLTSDHLEFDFSDVFGPAPVQPSMEINSQNPRNLVVAIESNEMLYDVPTVICNRSHSLVGPSTYVSQSLKLSKLTLRETGDSLELVEGAREEAQKELKKPSIDDVILENPDDHIETHLLRQQSVGLEDFEVLKVVGQGAFAKVYQVRRNGTSDIYAMKVMRKDKIMEQNHAEYMKSERAILGKVDHPFIVQLRYSFQTKYRLYLVLDFVNGGHLFFQLYRQGLFREDLARIYTAEIVSAVSHLHANGIMHRDLKPENILLDADGHVMLTDFGLAKEFDENTRSNSLCGTLEYMAPEIVLGKGHDKAADWWSVGILLYEMLTGKPPFTGGNRQKVQDKIIKEKIKLPAFLSSEAHSILKGLLQKEASKRLGCGKGGSEEIKRHKWFKAINWKKLEAREVRPSFLPDVAGNHCVANFEECWTSMLVIDSPVASPTFGENPFKGFTYVRPVASFLQRNA; this comes from the exons ATGGTTTCCTCTCAGTTATCTAGTTTAAATGAGTCTCGCATTAACAAAGCATTCCAATATCAGTTGCTTGTCCCTGTGGGGCAACCTGATTCTCTGACATCTGATCATCTTGAGTTTGATTTCTCGGATGTGTTTGGACCTGCCCCAGTTCAACCCTCAATGGAAATCAACTCCCAGAATCCTAGAAATCTGGTTGTTGCAATTGAATCCAATGAAATGCTTTATGATGTTCCAACTGTCATCTGTAACCGTTCACACTCCTTGGTTGGCCCCTCAACATATGTTAGCCAGTCATTGAAGCTTAGCAAGCTCACATTACGTGAAACGGGGGATTCCTTGGAACTTGTAGAAGGAGCAAGGGAAGAGGCTCAAAAAGAGCTTAAGAAACCTTCAATTGATGACGTTATCCTGGAGAACCCTGATGACCATATAGAGACTCATCTTTTGAGACAACAATCTGTGGGACTTGaagattttgaagttttaaaGGTTGTTGGCCAAGGTGCTTTTGCAAAGGTTTATCAAGTAAGAAGGAATGGTACCTCAGACATATATGCAATGAAAGTCATGCGCAAGGATAAGATTATGGAGCAAAATCATGCTGAATACATGAAATCTGAGAGGGCTATATTAGGCAAAGTGGACCATCCGTTCATTGTGCAGCTCAGATACTCATTCCAA ACCAAATATAGGCTGTATCTTGTTCTTGACTTTGTTAATGGGGGACATCTTTTCTTCCAACTTTATCGCCAAGGCTTGTTCAG GGAAGATTTGGCTCGCATATATACTGCGGAGATAGTATCAGCTGTTTCTCATCTCCATGCAAATGGCATAATGCACAGGGATCTAAAACCTGAAAATATTCTTCTGGATGCAGATGGACAT GTAATGCTGACTGATTTCGGCCTAGCAAAGGAATTTGACGAAAATACAAGATCCAATTCTCTGTGTGGAACTTTAGAATATATGGCACCTGAAATTGTTCTTGGAAAAGGCCATGACAAGGCTGCTGATTGGTGGAGTGTTGGAATTCTATTGTATGAAATGCTTACTGGGAAG CCACCCTTTACTGGAGGAAACAGACAAAAGGTCCaggataaaataataaaggaaaagatTAAGCTGCCAGCTTTTTTGTCAAGTGAAGCACACTCAATCCTCAAGGGG CTGCTGCAGAAAGAAGCAAGTAAGCGTCTGGGTTGTGGAAAAGGAGGTAGTGAGGAGATCAAACGCCATAAATGGTTCAAGGCCATTAACTGGAAGAAATTAGAGGCTCGGGAGGTTAGGCCGAGTTTTCTCCCTGATGTTGCAGGAAACCACTGCGTAGCTAATTTTGAGGAGTGCTGGACTAGCATGCTGGTTATTGATTCTCCCGTTGCCAGTCCTACATTCGGTGAGAATCCCTTTAAGGGGTTCACCTATGTGAGGCCTGTCGCCTCATTTCTTCAGAGAAATGCTTGA